In the Thermogemmatispora onikobensis genome, ACAGCGTAACGTGAACCTCCCGTAAGGGAGGTAGCAGCACTTGTCAAGCTACAAACAAGCTGCTATCCTCCATAGAGGAGCCAGAAGCCTCAGCTTCTCTTAGCCAGGAAGACAGACGGGCCTGGATCGCAAGCGGTTATCTGTGGATAAACCTTTACAAGTGCAATGGATAGGAGCAAGAGCATGCAAGACAGCTCGGCTCAACAAGGGCCAACCAGGAGCACCTACCCCATTGATCCCGAGCGCCTGTCAGCAGGCCATCGCTGAGATGCAGGCTGACGACTTCTGCGCCATCTGGACCTGGCTCACCGTCTGGGGTCGCCAGCCCACCTGAAGCGGGCAAACAGCAAGCGCCATGCCAGCCTCGACCGACCAACCGACCATCGTAACCAGCGCATCACCAGCAGGCCAAAGGGACCGAGCGGCCCGGCTGCGCTGGTGATAGCAACCAGCGATCATATTCTGTTGAAGATCGCCATAGCCATATGAGTACATCCTTTGCACAAGAACGCTTCTGCGACCATTGTGGAGCCGCCAACCCGGCAGATGCCGCCCGCTGCTGGCATTGTCAGGGGGCGCTGCCGGCCCCCCTGGCCACAGTGGGCGCCCTGCTCCTGGGGCGCTACCATCTGATCCGCGAGCTGGGCCAGGGGGGCATGGGCACCGTCTTTCTGGCCGAAGACCGGCGCCTTGGTGCCCGTGCCGTCGCCGTCAAATGCCTCTACAAACATCGCCTCAACACACAAGAGCGAGCCGAAGCCGAGCGCGCCTTTCAACAGGAGGCTGAACTACTGGCGCGCCTGCACCATCCGAGCCTGCCGGCCATCCACGACTACTGGAGCGAGCCAGAGGCCAGCTATCTGGTGATGGACTATATCGAGGGCGAGACCCTGGAAGTCATCCAACAGAGAGCCGGTCAGAGGCCCCTGCCCCTGGTACAAGTCTTAGGCTGGGGGCAGCAGCTCTGCGAGGTGCTGGCCTATCTGCACGAGCAGCAGCCGCCGATTATTTTCCGCGACCTCAAGCCGGCCAATGTCATGCTGCGCCGTAGCGACGGGCGGCTCCTGCTGATTGACTTTGGGATTGCGCGGCACTTCAAACCAGGCCAGGCCCACGACACCGTTGCCTTTGGCTCTCCTGGCTTTGCGGCGCCGGAGCAGTATGGCAAAGAGCAGACCACGCCGCGCAGCGACCTCTACAGTCTTGGGGCGGTGCTGCACTACCTGCTGAGCGGGCGTGATCCGAGCGAGCAGCCGTTTCGCTTTGCCTCCTTGCGGCAGCTCAATCCAGAAGTGCCCGAGGGGCTGGCCCGGCTCATTGCCGAGCTGGTGGCCCTGGAACCGAAACACCGCCCATCCTCGGCGCGTGAGGTGCTGGAGCAGCTGAAGCAGCAGGCTGGGATTGGCAAAGGGAGCGGCAGGAGCACGCGAGTGGGGGGCTGGCCAGCACAGGGGCAAGGTGCAGCAGCAGCAGTGCAGCCGAAGCAGGGACTGGCGCCGACGGTGCCGGCGGGGCCCTTGGTCTCAGCAGCCGGCCAGGCTCAGGCTGGGGGGCAAGGTGCAGCAGCAGCAGTGCAGCTGAAGCAGGGACTGGCGCCGACGGTGCCGGCGGGACCCTTGGTCTCAGCAGCCGGCCAGGCTCAAGCGGGAAGGCAGCGCCAGTTGCAGCAGCCTGCGCTGATCTCCCCGCCGGCGGTGCCAGTTCAAAAACCACGGCTATCTCGGCGCTCCTTGCTCGCACTGGGCCTCGGGGGAGGAATGTTGGCCCTGGTCTCTGGCGGTGTCTTTTTCCTCTTAGCGCAATCGCGCATTCCCAGGCTGGCCCTCCAGGAAGGGCAGGGAACAGGGCAAGTGAGCCTCCTGCTAACCTGCCGGGGACATCGCGGCCCGGTGACTGCGCTCGCCTGCTCGCCGGATCACATCGTGCTCGCCTCCGCTTCGAGCGATCAGACGGTCCGCCTCTGGGATGCCAACACTGGGGCAAGCCTGCGGGTCTACACTGGCCATCAGAGCGAAGTTCGGGCGCTCTCCTGGTCGCCCGGAGGCGTCTACATTGCCTCTGGTTCCGCTGATGGAATGATCCACATCTGGGATGCTGACGCAGGGCAGCTCCGGCGAAGCTACCAGGGGCACAACGCTGCCG is a window encoding:
- a CDS encoding serine/threonine-protein kinase; its protein translation is MSTSFAQERFCDHCGAANPADAARCWHCQGALPAPLATVGALLLGRYHLIRELGQGGMGTVFLAEDRRLGARAVAVKCLYKHRLNTQERAEAERAFQQEAELLARLHHPSLPAIHDYWSEPEASYLVMDYIEGETLEVIQQRAGQRPLPLVQVLGWGQQLCEVLAYLHEQQPPIIFRDLKPANVMLRRSDGRLLLIDFGIARHFKPGQAHDTVAFGSPGFAAPEQYGKEQTTPRSDLYSLGAVLHYLLSGRDPSEQPFRFASLRQLNPEVPEGLARLIAELVALEPKHRPSSAREVLEQLKQQAGIGKGSGRSTRVGGWPAQGQGAAAAVQPKQGLAPTVPAGPLVSAAGQAQAGGQGAAAAVQLKQGLAPTVPAGPLVSAAGQAQAGRQRQLQQPALISPPAVPVQKPRLSRRSLLALGLGGGMLALVSGGVFFLLAQSRIPRLALQEGQGTGQVSLLLTCRGHRGPVTALACSPDHIVLASASSDQTVRLWDANTGASLRVYTGHQSEVRALSWSPGGVYIASGSADGMIHIWDADAGQLRRSYQGHNAAVNALAWSPQPDDTPLASAGDDGSVSIWDGSSGQLLTKLPGSGGSIRALAWSPDGELFASAGDAGLVEIRETGAWSALSSYQGHSGPVWSLAWSPDSSLLASGSADTTVQIWNPSTGERLLTYRGHWDTVTGLAWSPFQREIASCSYDGTVQVWESKNGQLLGAGKSAAFQALIWWPSYTLLATGDKDANVRIWQVS